One Physeter macrocephalus isolate SW-GA chromosome 19, ASM283717v5, whole genome shotgun sequence genomic window carries:
- the CLDN5 gene encoding claudin-5, with product MGSAALEILGLVLCLVGWVGLILACGLPMWQVTAFLDHNIVTAQTTWKGLWMSCVVQSTGHMQCKVYDSVLALSTEVQAARALTVGAVLLALVALFVTLAGAQCTTCVAPGPGKARVALTGGALYALCGLLALVPLCWFANIVVREFYDPTVPMSQKYELGAALYIGWAASALLMCGGGLVCCGAWVCAGRPDFGFPVKYSAPRRPTASGDYDKKNYV from the coding sequence ATGGGGTCGGCGGCGCTGGAGATTCTTGGCCTGGTGTTGTGCCTGGTGGGATGGGTGGGCCTGATCCTGGCGTGCGGGCTGCCCATGTGGCAGGTGACCGCTTTCCTGGACCACAACATCGTGACGGCGCAGACCACCTGGAAGGGGCTGTGGATGTCGTGCGTGGTGCAGAGCACAGGGCACATGCAGTGCAAGGTGTACGACTCGGTGCTGGCGCTGAGCACAGAGGTGCAGGCGGCGCGGGCGCTCACGGTGGGTGCCGTGCTTCTGGCGCTTGTCGCGCTCTTCGTGACCCTGGCGGGCGCGCAGTGCACCACCTGCGTGGCCCCCGGCCCGGGTAAGGCGCGCGTGGCCCTCACGGGCGGCGCGCTCTACGCGCTCTGCGGGCTGCTGGCGCTCGTGCCGCTCTGCTGGTTCGCCAACATCGTGGTCCGGGAGTTCTACGACCCGACCGTGCCCATGTCGCAGAAGTACGAGCTGGGCGCCGCGCTTTACATCGGCTGGGCCGCCTCGGCGCTGCTCATGTGCGGCGGCGGCCTCGTGTGCTGCGGCGCCTGGGTCTGCGCCGGCCGCCCCGACTTCGGCTTCCCGGTCAAGTACTCGGCGCCGCGGCGGCCTACGGCCAGCGGCGACTACGACAAGAAGAACTATGTTTGA